The Vigna angularis cultivar LongXiaoDou No.4 chromosome 6, ASM1680809v1, whole genome shotgun sequence genome contains the following window.
taccaatctctcttggtgccaactcttctcggatcttcatgtcaaccaaatccaaacgtgcattcactccatcttttgtttttccctggatgtttagtagtgtaccaatcaagctatcacaaacatttttctcttcatgcatGACATTTAttcaatgtctaacatctaattTTGACCAATatgaaagataaaagaatattgatttcttcttccaaggggtcgttacagaaaacttcttcgacgttttcccaaatacatgatgtactctattaactttttcaagaacttcaagtccagtaagtggaaTGAGTGCATTgtttttctcttgttctccattgaatgctttctttaaccttcgatgTGGAAGATTAGATTTTAAAAACTTCACCGATGACGCATATACATtgtcttccttccgtgttttaattgatgagctgcaatgttttcttcacatataggacatgctttatgacccttcacattgtaccccgacaaattactgtaagctgggaagtcattaatggtgcaaaataacatggcatgcatcatgaaagtttctgaagctaaggcatcaaatatttcaaccccatcgaCCCATAACAACTTCAACTCTTTAACTAGTGGCCTgagataaacatcaatgtcatttccaggctgctttggaccagatatcaacattgacaacatcatgtaatttcttttcatgcacaatctaggagataagttgtaaattatcagtataacgggccaacaactgtgattggtacttaaattaccaaatgggttaattccattagtagctaagtcaaacctaagatttctacattcttcaccaaattaggggaattcttgatcaatatttttccattgctttgaatcagttggatgacgaagcagcccattagttgttctctcatctacatgtcatcttaggtttttagcgtctttgggattcgtgaacaaacgcttaagtctggccacgagtggaaggtaccaaactattttcaaagcagaaccattcttttctatgtgaccactatcttcaccgttattttttgacttgtatcgtgataacccacattttggacactttatcaaaacttcattctcattcctatataatatgcaatcattcggacatgcatgtatccgtttatactccatacccatcggacaaagaattgttttgcatcataattacgagtgggtaacgtatttccatctggcagcatttcattcaacaacgacaacaattctgtaaaactcttatcagtccatccattggtcgcctttaaattcatgagccttaacaccgctgacaaccgtgtgaacttagttgaaccgacatataaaggagtctccgcatcagtggacatcgtttcatacacataCGCTTGGGCAAAAAGCTTCtgcgccaacatcgcggatcatgtcctctaagttgtcttcttctgctCCATCTTTCATATCCATTGTGGAATCAtatacattttcagttggagagacagttggaaagtctgttaattcgcTGTGCCATATTCATGTTGTATAACTTTGTATGAAACCATcacattacgttgcgcaaactctataaattcttttacccctctctcgtactcagtgcccatgcgtggtaaattaatccaccctcgaTCCGTAtgcatgtttactgaaattgtttacacaatttcaataatcttgaatgatcattTTGATCAtatttgtattcaaggtgtgatcttatcccattcaagaagattcactttttttagtttattaaacatatcaattttaaacaacatatcttaaatttcacgaaattttgtcAGCATTTTgtattggtcttcaggttacacgaaatgaaagtgattataaatcacaatcaaatatgcacccaaagatcaatacaaaacacaacggcaaattttcatgaaatttaagacatgtatattaaaattgatatgttataataaattatgaaaaatttattactcttcttaaactgttcaactggacaattcaagattcaatacttgtaaattattattatcatctcctctattcatttgtaaaaagtacatttgttcaaaaaatttggagatagtaaataatttttgtattgaatctcaaacaggaaactaaggctaattgtcaacaacaacaatatattcaagcaaattaataattatatatgcaACATGCAGTATATTCTaccaaacaatatattgaaGCAAACAACTCCCACATCGCGTGCATTCTCAAGTTAGCTTCAACTCCCATAGATTGATGTtagtttctcttctttctctatcACGTGTATCTTTTTTGGAAAATTATGTCTGATCATTATGTCTTCATTTGAAAGTAATTGGAGATTaattaaatactataataaatatctatttaatactgTCTCATAGAACTTGCAATTTATGTTGAACGAGGATTGTACCTTTATCCTTCAGGCTTATTGGTGCTTGCCTATACAAAATTTAGGGTTCTCAACAGACAAGATTTATCACTCTGTGTTGGCCATGAATGGTATAATTGAGAAGAAAAGTATTAAAGTTGTTGTGTATATATATCACCTTAGTTACATAAAAATTGTACTTTATATCTCGaatgtatattatattatcttgTATGGTAGAATTTCTCTTATATGATTGATGTCCTGAGCagacaaaaattttaattgatggGGCTATTGCTCTCAAGGGCCTTGGAGGAGTTCTTTTCATATTTGGCAGCTCTTTTGGAGCTCTCCTTCTGGTTTGTATTCAAATTTTCccaaataaattgaatttcatattcttttaacATGCTCCTCTTCTTTTTCCCTTAGTTTtgactatttatttaatttatttattttggctGTAGCTCCTGCATCACCTTATTACTACTCCTATCCACTATGATTTTTACAATTATGAGAGCGAGGACAAAGAATTTACTCAACTTTTCATCAAATTTACACAGGTCAGAGACGtgactattttttaaaactttattttcaatacAATATTCCCATATGTATTTTTACATTTGTTCtctaaacataatataattcCTTGCAGAATATGGCTCTCtttggtgctttgttgtttttCATCGGCATGAAGAACTCCATCCCTAAAAGGTAACACAAGACGGCACCGAAAACAAAAACCTAGCCAGAGAAGAAGCCTTCCACACAAACTTTGTATATATATCAAGTTTGTTCCTTTGAATAAGTAGATGTTTCCATAACAAATTATAAAGCAAAACGCAGAGAGCAGGGACACTGGAATAGTTTCAACCAACAGACCaactcaaattaatattaaagacaTTTCAAAAACTTACCGTGATGCACAGTGAGGGCGCGGGCATCAACGACTACGACGGCAGTGACCAAGGCAACACCAAATGAAGACAGCGAAGCGGCGACGACGGAGGCGGCACAAATAAAACGAAGGACTCGCGGTGGCGATGAAGCAACAGTGGTGGCGGCACAGGCAAAGCAACAGCGCGAGGAAGCAGCAAAGAAGCAGAAGCAACAAAGCTTATTTCATgcgagagaaagaagaagaagtagaacaAACCAGCAGCGCGAGAAAAATGAAACAAGAGCTGAAACTTTTCAACTTAATAAATGATACTACCTCAGTTTTCAAAAACAACCAAAGCAATAGAgcactatatgcctcggtcagAGGAGAAACCGAAGCCGAAACTGTCAATGACACCGCTTCTAAAGCAACCAAGGTTGTAACTCTTGGACAAAACGAATTGAAGCTTCAAAAGGTCTTCAAAAAGTGGTACGGTGCAGAGGTGGCAGAGGCTTTATGCCTCAGTTCTGAGAGGaaccaaagtagtataaccTTTTCATAAAGTTGTAACTGGCGTGTTCAGTGAGTTGCAGGTGCAaaggctttatgcctcggttgtcaAAGAAACCGAAGTAGTAGCATCTTCGGTAGGTGgttttaggcaccggttctgaAAGCAGCGAGGTGGTATCTCCATTGTGCTTCGGTTTGTCAtgcaaccgaggcctataagttGAACTTAAATTCAAATCTGTCACCGTGCTTTGATAGGCAGCAGTTTGTTATAAAATGAGGTATaatgtgcgagtttaaaagcaaATATTCTACCAGTATACTGAATTGGGTTGCAATGGACTGTATTGCTTGGCAATGGTTTAGTGTCTGAATGAGGGTGTTTAGATAACTTCGGTATTGATTGAAGTTTGGTCTGTGTTCAAATAAGTTGTTATACGAGAATGATGGTAGacaattttatctattttttgtGATCTATGGCGCTATATATTTTCTCTAAACCTTTATTACCTTGTGTGTAAGCATTAGTGCATGCATCATTGCTGGAATTGTACATCATCTTCTTGCTACAAATCTTGTTACGCACCCAACATCCAAACATTTTGAATTAAACCTACATTTTGTTTGTAATCGTGTTTAACAAAAACTTGCTCATCTCATTATTCATCTTCCAATGCAGTTTCAAGTTGTGATATTTTAACTAAACGTGTATCTAGTTCTTTCTTTCATaagtttaaagataaaatttatggTGTTAACCAATCCCACCATAAGTTCATGGGGATCTGACATTAGACCGAGAAAACTTAATTTGTGAAGGAGGTTTTATGGCAATGTGCATTGCACAACAAGATAATGCTTTTCTGGTTGACACTTTACTCCTTAAGCTTGGGAACAACCTAGCAATTAAGGACCAATCAATTAATGCATGGTGTTAGTTAGgaggaaaataagaaaaaaaaagtaacaattgTTTGTGCCATGCTTAGTCACCTTTTCAACTTAGAACACGGGTTGTTGTAGACGCATAATTGGAACAATTTTGATCACTATGTATAACTGCTTCTTTGTGACAGTGAAATTCTGATGTGAGTAACTTCAACTTATAGCAAAAGTACACAACTAAGCTTTCTAATCTAGGGCATTCTAGGTGGTATTTCCCAGGATAAAAACAACTAAGTTCTGgcaaatgaataaattttagtgAGAACAAACTAGGAAATTTAAACGTTTCACTTACTCCATGTTTCATTGTCTCTTCCTTTCCAAAAATTTCTTCCAATTTGTTACAATCGCATATTTGAAGTGTTTTAAGCTTCCCAAGATTTCTTGAAAGGGATGAAGGAAACAAATTTATCAAGTTGTCACAGTTTACAACAACAAATTCTTGACAAAGAGAGAAGGAGAGATAATTCTTTATTGATTAGGGGGGAATATCTCTTTCAGAGAATGATGCAAGTTCTAGATATTTTGAGAGGTTTGCTCTGCTCCTAATAACTTTCTAATTCTCAAGAATCCTCTGAAGTATCCCATTGAACCCTTTTATTGTAACATATTTACGGTTTATAACAAAAAGCTACCCTTAAATAGACCCATATCCAGTTGTGGCACAACTATCTCCTAAAATGCACTTGTTTACTCATAGCTCTACTATCGTAGGATAGGGGAAACATAGAGGTAGTTCTTCCAAGGTTATTGCTGCATCTTAGATATTTCTTTTATACCTGCCGCAATTTCCTCCATATGGGGTGATttcatattttctctttttctctggCCACTTCAATAGCTCATTGTATTGTTTTATTGTGAGAGAGTTGTCGATAGAATTGAGCTTGGTTCAATGTATTATGTTGTAACAAACTCCTGTATCACCATTCTTTAGTCTAGTAGGTTTGGTGCTAGGAAGAAAATGGCTCACATGAAATCTCCCATGCCCATGGATGAATGTCATATTTGtattatcaaatattatgtGTATGTTCTGTTGATATACAAATGCAGTTAATTGATGTTTTTAATGCTTATAGTGATCAAATTATATGATACAACATATATGATTTCAGTAATACTTGATAACATCATTGTCgattcttttttatcttttttcaatGGGAAATTAGAAGTTTCGttctgaaaaagaaaagcattatCTACCTCAACAACTATACATTTAACAGTCTTGGTCCACTTTCAAATTTATCAAGTTGTCACAATTTACAACAACAAATTCTTTCAAATTGGGAAAAATTCCTTTAGAATTTTTGCTCCATATAACTTGAGAAAAAACCCTAGtccatttttcttttccccAATTTCTCTGTTGCTCCTTGCTCGCGAACCACCTAACCTTGGGAAAAAGAGGATTTCTTTACAATTGTGGTTTTGGTGGTGACAAACATTTAGAACCTTGGCATCGTTTTGGCTGTTTGGAGAAGGCGACGACGTTGTGGAGGTGCGATTTGGGTAGGGCTTCTTCGTCACGCAACGTAGGAAGAGTTTCTTCCTCTTTCGCCATGGCACAAGGTCACGTTGCTAGGAgatttcctttctcttttctggAATCGCGATTCGTAAAAAGGTGATGGCATTGTTGCCGGCATTGTTGACGACATTGAAGGCATTGAAGaggatgatggagatgaataaGAGAGAAAAGTCTCACGGTCTGAACAGATCGTCacgtttcagaaaaaaaaagtgatgtggcacaccgttagccacatcagattaaatttaacggtgttagttttggaggacgaaaaattatagtttccttaaggacaaggatcaaagtgtaccaaagtttgaaagagggactaaaactaaaatcacttgatagttgaaggattaaaaacatatttaacccaaaaaataTCTACAAGGAAGTAACGATGTATATAATGAGAACTAAAGATAATACtaattggaaattaaataaacttactcaaaattagtttgaaatttataaactttgtctaatttaatttataaagtaatatatttgaattgcaattattataatatattagtttgttGTTCTCTTTCCTTATGTTTACAATTAGCATGTGAGTGCTTTTATTCCTTTTATCAAGACATAACTGtttaggaatattttttttttaagtttaacaaAATTGTTTATAGATGTTTATTGAAAAGATTGTTTAGGATAACTCATTAAACGATATATAACTAAACACCATTATAATTGCTCTAATAATTGAGTTATCTTAAAGGCTATAGcaaattatttaatgatttaaattcaatgtacaaataattattatttctattgtGTAATCTTTCTTTATTTGTGCATATTCTATCAAGGGCAAGtgctttataaaaaattatatgatcatTCACAAAGACATTAAGAGTTACAAAGATAttctaagaatatttttttgatGCCTTGTGTTTGACCAATCCGTACAACATGGTTTTtcctgaaaaacacaatatagtatctcacaacgtaaaaaaaactataacaaCTCTATCAAAAGTTAATGtttcaaagtaaaaaatatttttcaaaattctatgTAAATACAAGATTGCATgaagaatataataataatagcctagttatttttggataattagaaattatttaaaacatttggtTTGTTTAACTCAATGGGAATTAAAGAGTTTAAGGAGTTGGGTTGTTGTAAAccaagaataataaaatttgtttgtaacTTGTTAaagttaatgaaaattttaagagtATTTAAAAAAGAACTGAACATAATTCAGGTTGAGTGAATCAGGATGAAATGAGCTTttaactttgtctttcattaataaatatttaaagacttttaaaaaatccttaaatattcaaaactaCTACTAATCGTTTAACTCCTATAAACAACATCTAACATTAATTAcgaaaaaatttcaaactttatttaaaCTCTCCCTTTAGAGAGTTTACTTATTATTTCACCTTTATTCATTTCTCATAGACCGAGGCTAAATATTGGACACTTTCAATGTTCCTAATCTTCTATGACCTATgcaatgtaaattaaaaataaaaatacttactATGGAAAGATTGACAAATAATACCTCCCTTTAAATAtaccaaaattttgaaaatattgatgATTTTACTATcttataatgaaatattattctttataGTATGTCTGTGAATTAActagtttctttttcttaattagttaaaattatgcatttatgaaaagaataaaactatttcaataaaattattgttacaCAATGGTATATTAGTTGCTATTCTAATATGTAATAGATTtaagttataataattttgaaacggatagttaattttgttcttgccgaattttaattaatataaatttaggatatcaataaaataatttcagctaatctaaatttaaatgaaactgtttattattattaaaattaaaaaaataggcaTCAGTGTGAAATTTGGATCACTTCAAagtcattaattatattttgtcgtatataaattatatatatatatatatatatatatatatatatatatatatatatatatatatatatatatatatatatatatatatatatatatatatatatatatatagatagatagatagatagatagatggAACCAAACCAAGCCAATAAACAAgctattttaataaaatctagattagttaaaatgaaataaaacgTTAAACCAAGTAAAATCTTACTTGAAGTTAATCAAAcgcatattaaatattaaataataagagggaataaattttttaatgaaagttATTGATGATGATATAACTTCGAAATCAATTTTATTGACATCTTTAATGTTTCAAACCAAACAACAGCCTTTAGCCTTTATTCTTTCATATTAATTGCAGTAATCGGTCCTGCCATGGCTATTGCCAACAACCATTACTAGAAATCATACACAACAACATTTAAAATGGTTGGAATTGGAATCTTTTAAGGTGTAATTAAGATTATCTCTATTTCAACACTAcgattttaattctttatttcttttttctcattatatactatatattttttaagattatatcataacttttattttattgtaagagttttatatttacttttatgatattttatttctaaaacttATTAGAAGttgcttttaaaataaaaataataatatttttttatcattatattcatataatctatttaaaattcaataaagaAGTTTCACAATATCAAACCGTAAATCTTAAATTTATGACTTTGGATATTGTTTCGGATATGGGTAGATGTCAATGAGTTACTTTTGTATGGATTATTAGTGGTTCAAATACTCGTTTTTATGCTACTTGTTAATTTTTGTCATTCATATATTATGCTTAGAATTATCGGTCGAACGTACTCTTAAagtcattaaatattaaatatttgaaagtttaaattattaaaacatattaaatatcattacttatctcatgtatttataaattttaaaataaattttaaattaataacaatataattacGACCtaattgataataattatattttgtcaggttaaaaataatttttcaatagaCCGACCTCTGCGAGTCATAACTACAtgatcttaataataataatgtgatCTTAATAATAATGTATTGTCATGTTTGTGACGTAACTGACCATTTAGATCATATAGATATCATTTCCGATAAATGAGTTTTATAAAAGATTTATGACTTTGGATGTTATCggagttttattaaaaaaatgaagttgatataataaaacaaaatataagagaaaaaggaaaaacagaaaatttattacatgatgtatatataatatacattaaCTAATATTAAAGCAGTATTTGGTATATAAAAGAGATCAAATTACtgttaaatacttttaaaataagtgTTAAAATACACATAAACTAAGAGTAAGAacaaattatacaaatataGGCAAAACTTATCTTACTCTCAACCAGATTTGCAAAATTGAAAAATCTTCTTTTAAGTTATTCCTTTTCCTAaccacattaattttttttcgaaAGTCTAATggttaaaataacttttttttagaaCCACAAGATTCTTTTGAATTCAAACAATTGTTTAAAacttactaaatattttttgtaaaatgaaaaaattgtgttttcaaataaagttgaaaataatataataacttgTAGAAAGCActgattcatttaaaatttaaacagaTGAATGAACCCATGCACATTCTAGATGAATAAACTTTATTCAACCAATACCAGAAAGTTTGCATTAAATctggaagaaaaaaaacatgatatCCATCTAAAGACATATTAATAACGCATGTGAGAGGCTTGAATgacagaaactaacagaaataTGAAACATAAATGCTTTAAATTCACACAGTAAATTGACACACGAAATAAAACTAAGACTAAATGATGAATCTATGGTCTAGGCTTCATTCTTCCTTCATTGGCCAACTTGAAGAGCTGAGCTTGTGCTTGTGCAGCTTTGTTAGAACTGAGTGAGGCCACAAATCTCTCTCTGACTTGGTTGGTTGTGTAAGGGAACTTGGTGTTCACCATGGAGTTGAGGAATGAAGCTGTGCCTTCTCTGTAGAGTGCTCCTAGACCATCGGTTCTGGTGTTGGAAAGTGCTTGTGGCAAGCTCAGACCAGGACTGAACCCTGAAACACTGGTCACACCAAATGCACTTCCTAGGGTTCCCCACCACCCTAGGATTCCCCATATGATTGCTGGGTGATTCCTCCAGTAGCTGAACATTCAAACAAAACATCCATCATCTTATATATCACAGAAAGTAATGTAACAActtattatgaattatatattacataacaaaattcattttacGTCATTTTTTCTTATACTTCTCCTTGTACCCTTGTCATATAGTATAAACTGCTATGTGAcatgaaaggaaaagaaaagaaagaataagaGCAAAGGTGACTCTGTCAAGATGTGATATAAATGGTGGAAAGTAACTTGGatgtattgatatattttatacttGGATACTAGTATTTTTACATCCGAAATTATTTTACTCCCATATGATATTATCGTTccgtttttttttaatgaccATTTTATTCTAAATAAGTGTTAAATGGTGTGAaacaacctttttcttttatagtttcATATCACAACTTTCTATTCCTGTTTGGTTTAAGAATATTGTTAttgttgagagagagagaaatgcaTGTACTCTTAAAATGAAGTAACTTACTTGCATGTGCCAGTGAAGGGAGATGGGGAAGGAATGTAAGGTGGTGAGGGGATAGAGGGGGTGCCAGGGTCTACTGGGGTGGTTGGTGGGCTCACTGTGATAGGTGTTGGGGGGCTACCTCCATAGTATCCACCTGAAGGAGGGTTTGATGGTGTGGAtggggttgatggggttgatgGAGTTGAGGGTGTTGGATCATGATGTGGGGGTGATGATCCACAGTTTCCTCCACCATGTGATGGTGGAGAGCTTCCATGGCCATGAGATGGAGGACTCCTGTGTGAGCCTGAAATGAGTGAATAAGAAGATATCAAGACAATGTATTTCAGTATCATATATAAATCTTCTATGAACTTCCAACTTTGGTTCATTTCAAACTCCAAGCTATGAAAAATTATCTTAGATAATAAAGTTGCTAGATACATATACTATGCATGCCTCTTGCATGAGTATTAGACTAATGTAGGTACTTCTTCAGTTAGAGGATTACACAGAGAATCAGAGAAACCTGAGGGGGGATTT
Protein-coding sequences here:
- the LOC108341414 gene encoding LOW QUALITY PROTEIN: uncharacterized protein LOC108341414 (The sequence of the model RefSeq protein was modified relative to this genomic sequence to represent the inferred CDS: inserted 1 base in 1 codon; substituted 1 base at 1 genomic stop codon) — translated: MSSKLSSSAPSFISIVESYTFSVGETVGNKQLPHRVHSQVSFXLPXIDTKILIDGAIALKGLGGVLFIFGSSFGALLLLLHHLITTPIHYDFYNYESEDKEFTQLFIKFTQNMALFGALLFFIGMKNSIPKR
- the LOC108342390 gene encoding protodermal factor 1 isoform X2 → MERKRSHTSLTMLAMLVGLLSQSLVIPVMSITVEDQKNYYTPDPHAGNPPSGSHRSPPSHGHGSSPPSHGGGNCGSSPPHHDPTPSTPSTPSTPSTPSNPPSGGYYGGSPPTPITVSPPTTPVDPGTPSIPSPPYIPSPSPFTGTCNYWRNHPAIIWGILGWWGTLGSAFGVTSVSGFSPGLSLPQALSNTRTDGLGALYREGTASFLNSMVNTKFPYTTNQVRERFVASLSSNKAAQAQAQLFKLANEGRMKPRP
- the LOC108342390 gene encoding protodermal factor 1 isoform X1; this translates as MERKRSHTSLTMLAMLVGLLSQSLVIPVMSITVEDQKNYYTPDPHAGNPPSGFSDSLCSHRSPPSHGHGSSPPSHGGGNCGSSPPHHDPTPSTPSTPSTPSTPSNPPSGGYYGGSPPTPITVSPPTTPVDPGTPSIPSPPYIPSPSPFTGTCNYWRNHPAIIWGILGWWGTLGSAFGVTSVSGFSPGLSLPQALSNTRTDGLGALYREGTASFLNSMVNTKFPYTTNQVRERFVASLSSNKAAQAQAQLFKLANEGRMKPRP